In Akkermansia muciniphila, one DNA window encodes the following:
- the gcvP gene encoding aminomethyl-transferring glycine dehydrogenase, protein MNTHSDFASRHIGPQGEERREMLNSLGYQTLDELIADIVPADIRMKAPLDLPAAKSETEALEELRSILRKNKLLKTFIGQGYYGTITPSVILRNVLENPGWYTAYTPYQPEIAQGRLEMLMNFQTMVSSLTGLPVANASLLDEGTAAAEAVTMCRNARPKANTFFVADTCHPQTISVIRTRAAFQGVNIIVGDCSSFDPASIGADLAGVLVQYPDTLGRICDYTDFFSRVHATGALCVVAADLMALTVIREPGAFGADICIGNTQRFGIPMGFGGPHAAYMSCTDALKRRMPGRLIGMSIDTLGRPAYRLALQTREQHIRRDKATSNICTAQVLLAVLAAFYAVYHGQEGLKRIGMEIHRKTKNLYRALTEAGIAIENKNFFDTLLLSVPGQADAMVQKALEAGYNIRRVDADHAAVSLDETATCSDVAALASALAGTETSATCGCDAPAWDPVHTRQTPFCTEKAFNSYHSETEMMRYIRRLESRDLALNEAMIPLGSCTMKLNAASEMIPITWPEANSLHPFVPADQSEGIREMLSVLSDRLAKITGFAAVSLQPNAGAAGEYAGLLAIRRYQKHAGEGHRNVCLIPTSAHGTNPASSAMAGLKVVPVKCDERGNIDMADLKSQAEAHKDNLSCIMVTYPSTHGVYEQTIKELCDIVHANGGQVYMDGANMNAQVGLTCPGCIGADVCHLNLHKTFAMPHGGGGPGIGPIGVAEHLVPFLPGHLTLGHEEGAVASAAWGSASIAAICWMYLSMMGPDGLKEATEMAILNANYIAKKLGHLFPVLYSGNKGLVAHECILDPRQLTHDAGLTVDDIAKRLMDYGFHGPTMSFPVPGTLMVEPTESEPKQELDRFIEAMERIHAEITAIINGTADKEDNVLKNSPHTAEMVSADEWRHPYSRSEAAYPVSGLLIHKFWPYVGRVDNVYGDRNLVCTCDTVEEFTKAVES, encoded by the coding sequence ATGAATACCCACTCAGATTTTGCCAGCCGGCACATCGGCCCCCAGGGGGAAGAGCGCCGGGAAATGCTCAACAGCCTCGGCTACCAGACGCTTGACGAACTCATTGCGGACATCGTTCCCGCAGATATCCGCATGAAAGCCCCGCTGGACCTGCCCGCCGCCAAATCGGAAACGGAAGCCCTGGAGGAACTCCGTTCCATCCTGCGGAAAAACAAGCTTCTGAAAACCTTCATTGGCCAGGGCTACTACGGCACCATCACTCCTTCCGTCATCCTCCGCAATGTACTGGAGAACCCCGGCTGGTACACGGCCTACACCCCTTACCAACCGGAAATCGCCCAGGGACGTCTGGAAATGCTCATGAACTTCCAGACCATGGTCTCTTCCCTGACAGGGCTGCCGGTGGCGAACGCCTCCCTGCTGGATGAAGGCACCGCCGCCGCAGAAGCCGTCACCATGTGCCGGAACGCGCGCCCCAAAGCAAACACCTTCTTTGTGGCGGACACCTGCCATCCCCAGACCATCAGCGTCATCCGCACCCGCGCCGCCTTCCAGGGCGTCAACATCATCGTGGGAGATTGCTCCTCCTTTGACCCCGCCTCCATCGGCGCGGATTTGGCCGGGGTGCTTGTCCAATATCCGGACACGCTCGGCCGCATCTGCGATTATACGGACTTCTTTTCCCGCGTACATGCCACGGGCGCGCTTTGCGTCGTGGCGGCGGATCTCATGGCCCTTACCGTCATCCGGGAACCCGGCGCCTTCGGAGCCGATATCTGCATCGGCAACACGCAGCGTTTCGGCATACCCATGGGCTTCGGCGGCCCCCATGCCGCCTACATGTCCTGCACGGACGCCCTCAAACGCCGCATGCCCGGCCGCCTTATCGGCATGTCCATAGATACCCTGGGCCGCCCTGCCTACCGCCTGGCCCTGCAAACGCGGGAACAGCATATTCGCCGCGACAAGGCGACTTCCAACATCTGCACCGCCCAGGTGCTCCTGGCTGTGCTGGCCGCCTTTTACGCCGTATACCACGGCCAGGAAGGCCTCAAACGCATCGGCATGGAAATCCACCGGAAAACCAAAAACCTGTACAGGGCGCTCACGGAAGCCGGCATCGCCATTGAAAACAAAAACTTCTTTGACACCCTGCTGCTGTCCGTTCCCGGACAAGCGGACGCCATGGTGCAAAAAGCCCTGGAAGCCGGGTATAACATCCGCAGGGTGGATGCCGACCACGCTGCCGTCTCTCTGGATGAAACCGCAACCTGTTCGGATGTAGCGGCGCTGGCCTCCGCCCTTGCAGGCACGGAAACATCCGCCACCTGCGGCTGCGACGCTCCCGCCTGGGATCCCGTCCACACGCGCCAGACGCCTTTCTGCACGGAAAAGGCTTTCAACTCCTACCATTCCGAAACGGAAATGATGCGCTACATCCGCCGCTTGGAATCCCGGGACCTGGCTCTAAATGAAGCCATGATCCCTCTGGGCTCCTGCACGATGAAGCTGAACGCCGCCTCCGAAATGATTCCCATCACGTGGCCGGAAGCCAACTCCCTGCATCCCTTTGTTCCGGCGGATCAGTCGGAAGGCATCCGGGAAATGCTCTCCGTCCTGTCCGACCGTCTGGCGAAAATCACCGGCTTTGCCGCCGTCTCCCTCCAGCCCAACGCGGGCGCCGCAGGGGAATATGCCGGACTACTGGCCATCCGCCGCTACCAGAAACACGCCGGAGAAGGCCACCGCAATGTCTGCCTCATTCCCACCTCCGCCCATGGGACCAACCCCGCCTCATCCGCCATGGCCGGTCTCAAGGTGGTGCCCGTCAAATGTGACGAAAGAGGCAACATCGACATGGCAGACCTGAAATCCCAAGCGGAAGCCCATAAGGACAATCTCTCCTGCATCATGGTCACGTACCCCTCCACGCACGGGGTGTATGAACAGACAATCAAGGAACTCTGCGACATCGTCCACGCCAATGGAGGCCAGGTGTACATGGACGGCGCCAACATGAATGCCCAGGTAGGCCTGACTTGCCCCGGCTGCATCGGCGCGGACGTCTGCCACCTGAACCTGCATAAAACCTTTGCCATGCCGCACGGCGGCGGCGGTCCCGGCATCGGCCCCATCGGCGTAGCGGAACACCTCGTGCCCTTCCTGCCCGGACACCTTACGCTGGGCCATGAAGAAGGGGCCGTAGCGTCTGCTGCGTGGGGGAGCGCCTCCATTGCCGCCATCTGCTGGATGTACCTCTCCATGATGGGGCCGGACGGCCTCAAGGAAGCCACGGAAATGGCCATCCTCAACGCCAACTACATCGCCAAGAAACTCGGCCATCTCTTCCCGGTTCTCTACTCCGGCAACAAGGGGCTGGTGGCGCATGAATGCATTCTGGATCCGCGCCAGCTCACTCATGACGCCGGTCTCACGGTGGATGACATCGCCAAGAGGCTCATGGACTACGGCTTCCACGGCCCCACCATGTCCTTCCCCGTTCCGGGCACCCTGATGGTGGAGCCGACGGAATCGGAACCCAAGCAGGAGCTGGACCGCTTCATTGAAGCCATGGAGCGCATTCATGCGGAAATCACGGCCATTATCAACGGTACGGCGGACAAGGAAGACAACGTCCTGAAAAACTCGCCTCATACCGCAGAAATGGTCTCCGCTGACGAATGGCGGCATCCCTACTCCCGCAGTGAAGCGGCCTATCCGGTCTCCGGCCTTCTTATCCACAAATTCTGGCCGTATGTCGGCCGGGTGGACAATGTGTATGGAGACCGCAACCTGGTCTGCACCTGCGACACGGTGGAGGAATTCACCAAGGCCGTAGAGTCATAA
- a CDS encoding DUF805 domain-containing protein, which produces MRGLYEYQAIDGSPKGPVSLELLLRARNLGRLSNRTLVRKVPDGDWRPLASFIPSMTVMDDDGVPPVLTEAGTGPEDAGPGWSRRKYWMRIIKAWCSFKGRAGKGDLHEVFSGVGVAWLAVAGAPSVVKYGFFPSLSSWVELVSPLLYMALAVLSVPLAATMVRRLHDVGRSGFFLVFLAVPFVGWLLLWYLFHGESRLGENKYGDPPWN; this is translated from the coding sequence ATGAGAGGTCTTTACGAGTACCAGGCGATTGACGGTTCTCCCAAAGGCCCCGTTTCTCTGGAGCTTTTGCTGCGGGCCCGTAATCTCGGCCGGTTGTCCAACCGGACGTTGGTCCGGAAGGTCCCCGATGGAGACTGGAGGCCCTTGGCCTCCTTTATTCCTTCCATGACTGTCATGGATGATGATGGAGTGCCGCCCGTTCTGACGGAAGCCGGAACGGGGCCTGAGGATGCCGGACCCGGCTGGAGCAGGAGGAAGTACTGGATGCGCATCATCAAGGCTTGGTGCAGTTTTAAGGGCCGTGCCGGAAAAGGAGATCTGCACGAAGTTTTTTCCGGAGTGGGGGTCGCGTGGCTGGCCGTGGCGGGAGCCCCCTCCGTTGTGAAATACGGTTTTTTCCCTTCCCTGTCTTCGTGGGTTGAACTGGTTTCCCCGCTGCTGTACATGGCGCTTGCCGTGCTGTCTGTTCCGTTGGCGGCTACCATGGTGCGGCGTCTGCATGATGTGGGGAGAAGCGGCTTTTTCCTGGTTTTTCTGGCCGTCCCCTTTGTAGGGTGGCTGCTGTTGTGGTATTTATTTCACGGGGAAAGCCGGCTTGGAGAGAATAAATACGGAGATCCGCCCTGGAATTAA
- a CDS encoding sulfatase-like hydrolase/transferase, producing MKLVSLLSVLLTSLVPCMGASGQAAKPAARSVKTSKPNVIFILVDDMGWGDLDSNWSQQKLNGRTVERKNEFKTPALSALAREGIQLRRHYSAAPVCAPARASLLLGVHQGNSRVVRNNRFDHPIEDSHTLGTVMRDAGYDTAAIGKWGVGGGGQSQVAMTAGPHQRGFNYFYGILDHLAGHFHYPSESRDIFEYNGYASNPEWKNIKDQVPQTAYSTDLFAARAKQWIVDQRKSARKTGKPFFLYLAFPAPHGSLTVPGTPYPSGGGLKGGLQWVKKEGTESVNTAFDAKAEKNKDTYIHPDNSHFPNDVAKRHSTMIRRVDDAVADLVRLLKDLKIDDNTMIVFTSDNGPHNEGGSDTRHWHGAQNPQFFKSYGMMDGIKRDCWEGGMRVPALVRWPARVPKGQISLNPGQFHDWLATLADVAGVPVPARSDGVSLLPTLTGHADQQKPGIVYAEYNFAGKTPEYKDFLGEHKGAQRGQQQIVFVDGLKGLRMGVKDADRDFMIFDTLNDPQESRDLASSRPELQARMKTAALSNRRASLPSKTVFDSAPVPAVDVKGTVSPGLQWSLYEGDFPWVPDFRQWKKPASAHGVTPSPSVNMNGPARRGVELTGYVKIPEDGAYTFYLTTDENKGSKAFVRLHGMELIDADKTYEPGAEVSSDLGDRKNPVYLKAGLHPIRIGYVGNSGAASRLVLKWEGPGLPRQDIPASAFSHGKESR from the coding sequence ATGAAGCTGGTATCTTTATTATCCGTTCTTCTGACTTCCCTGGTTCCGTGCATGGGCGCTTCCGGGCAGGCTGCGAAGCCGGCTGCCCGGTCTGTCAAGACTTCGAAGCCCAATGTTATTTTCATTCTGGTGGACGACATGGGCTGGGGAGACCTGGATTCCAACTGGAGCCAGCAGAAGTTGAATGGCCGGACGGTGGAGAGAAAGAACGAGTTCAAGACTCCGGCCCTGTCCGCTTTGGCGCGGGAGGGAATTCAGCTGCGCCGCCACTATTCCGCCGCTCCGGTTTGCGCCCCGGCGCGCGCTTCCCTGCTGCTGGGGGTGCATCAGGGGAATTCCCGAGTGGTGAGAAATAACCGTTTCGATCATCCTATTGAAGATTCCCACACGCTTGGCACCGTGATGCGTGATGCCGGGTATGATACTGCCGCCATTGGCAAATGGGGTGTAGGAGGCGGAGGTCAGAGCCAGGTGGCCATGACCGCCGGCCCCCATCAGCGGGGATTCAATTATTTTTACGGTATCCTGGACCATTTGGCGGGGCATTTCCACTATCCTTCCGAATCCCGTGACATTTTCGAGTACAACGGCTACGCTTCCAATCCCGAGTGGAAGAATATCAAGGATCAGGTGCCCCAGACGGCTTATTCCACGGATTTGTTTGCCGCCCGCGCCAAGCAGTGGATTGTGGATCAGCGCAAGTCCGCCCGCAAAACCGGCAAGCCGTTTTTCCTGTATCTGGCTTTTCCGGCTCCCCACGGAAGTTTGACGGTTCCGGGAACTCCCTATCCCTCCGGAGGCGGTTTGAAGGGAGGTCTGCAATGGGTGAAGAAGGAAGGAACGGAATCCGTAAATACGGCTTTTGACGCCAAGGCGGAGAAGAATAAGGATACTTATATTCATCCGGACAATTCCCATTTCCCGAATGATGTGGCCAAACGTCATTCCACCATGATCCGCCGCGTGGACGATGCCGTGGCTGATTTGGTACGGCTGCTGAAAGATTTGAAGATTGACGATAATACGATGATCGTCTTCACGTCCGACAATGGCCCACACAATGAGGGCGGGAGTGATACCAGGCATTGGCACGGAGCGCAAAATCCGCAGTTTTTCAAGAGTTATGGCATGATGGACGGCATTAAGCGAGATTGCTGGGAAGGAGGGATGCGCGTGCCGGCGCTGGTACGCTGGCCTGCACGCGTTCCCAAGGGGCAGATCAGTCTGAACCCTGGCCAGTTTCATGACTGGCTGGCTACGCTGGCTGATGTGGCTGGGGTTCCGGTTCCTGCCCGTAGTGACGGCGTTTCCCTGCTGCCGACGCTAACTGGCCATGCGGACCAGCAGAAGCCCGGCATTGTTTATGCCGAATATAATTTCGCAGGCAAAACGCCGGAGTATAAGGATTTTCTGGGTGAACACAAGGGAGCGCAGCGGGGCCAGCAGCAGATTGTTTTTGTGGATGGATTGAAAGGCCTGCGCATGGGTGTGAAGGATGCGGACAGGGATTTCATGATTTTCGATACTTTGAATGACCCGCAGGAAAGCAGGGATCTGGCATCCTCCAGGCCGGAACTTCAGGCCCGCATGAAAACCGCCGCTTTGTCCAATCGCCGGGCTTCCCTTCCTTCCAAAACAGTGTTTGACTCTGCGCCGGTTCCCGCCGTGGACGTGAAGGGAACCGTTTCTCCCGGGTTGCAATGGTCCCTGTATGAAGGGGATTTTCCCTGGGTCCCGGATTTCCGCCAGTGGAAGAAGCCTGCTTCCGCCCATGGCGTGACGCCTTCCCCGTCCGTGAACATGAACGGTCCGGCCAGGCGCGGCGTGGAGCTGACGGGGTATGTGAAGATCCCTGAGGACGGGGCATATACGTTTTATCTGACCACGGATGAAAACAAGGGCAGCAAGGCTTTTGTCCGGCTGCACGGCATGGAGTTGATTGACGCGGACAAGACTTATGAGCCGGGAGCCGAGGTTTCCTCTGATCTGGGCGACCGGAAGAATCCCGTTTATTTGAAAGCCGGCCTTCATCCCATCCGCATCGGCTATGTGGGGAATTCCGGTGCTGCCTCCAGGCTGGTTTTGAAGTGGGAAGGCCCCGGTCTGCCCAGGCAGGACATACCCGCCTCCGCCTTCAGCCATGGGAAGGAATCCAGATAA
- a CDS encoding DEAD/DEAH box helicase: MAQTSSFSTLGISPEILEAIEVLGFDTPSSIQEQAIPAAIGGSDIVGLSHTGSGKTLAFAIPALECIEPEERCVQVLALCPTRELAVQICREVDKLALFMDGVSAVPIYGGASFRPQLDALRRGVQFVVGTPGRVMDLMESGALRLDGLRMLILDEADEMLDMGFLEDIERIAEAMPETKQTLFFSATMSPEINRLVSRFMKEPVQISIERPTLTVPTIEQVYYEVVFSSRIEVLSRLLDTGKIKMGLVFANTKKVVDDVVDGLTARGYAVDRLHGDMPQMMRERVMDSFRRGSLRLLVATDIAARGLDVDDVDAVVNFELPRDPEDYVHRIGRTARAGRKGKAITFVGRRDFSLMSRIERFIGVKLTPEPVLTAVQVDQLRTESLVDDILERLKPDAVLPEELKEVEAAPEAMAAALFDLLRERTHREVQPIPEDKPARRARRMPQTGEDAESPQKGDSWQHKGDTVTLFMNGGRMIGLRPKDIAGLFYNTVEMEKGAVGDIRIFPKHSLIEVDASVAPQLLEALATATVCGYEVNVREDKGAPEYSGTPRPPRRNGGFRSSYRGERDRSGFRGSRGGFRSDRGERWGERSRRDDRKKRF, encoded by the coding sequence ATGGCTCAAACATCTTCTTTTTCGACGCTTGGCATTTCACCGGAGATTCTGGAGGCTATAGAAGTGCTCGGCTTCGATACTCCTTCCTCCATTCAGGAGCAGGCGATTCCCGCCGCGATCGGAGGGTCCGATATTGTGGGGCTGTCCCATACGGGCTCCGGAAAGACGCTTGCCTTTGCCATTCCGGCCCTGGAGTGCATTGAGCCTGAGGAACGCTGCGTGCAAGTGCTCGCCCTTTGTCCTACTCGGGAACTGGCCGTCCAGATTTGCCGGGAGGTGGACAAGCTGGCTTTGTTCATGGACGGCGTTTCCGCCGTCCCCATTTACGGGGGGGCTTCTTTCCGTCCGCAACTGGACGCCCTGCGCCGCGGGGTGCAGTTTGTGGTGGGAACGCCTGGACGCGTCATGGACCTGATGGAATCCGGGGCGTTGAGGCTGGACGGCCTCCGCATGTTGATTCTGGATGAAGCGGACGAGATGCTGGATATGGGTTTTCTGGAAGACATCGAACGCATTGCGGAGGCCATGCCGGAAACGAAGCAGACCCTGTTTTTCTCCGCTACCATGTCTCCGGAAATCAACCGTCTGGTGAGCAGGTTCATGAAAGAGCCCGTCCAGATTTCCATTGAACGGCCCACGCTGACGGTGCCTACCATTGAACAGGTTTATTACGAGGTGGTGTTTTCCTCCCGGATTGAGGTGCTCAGCCGGCTGCTCGACACCGGAAAGATTAAAATGGGGCTGGTGTTCGCCAATACCAAAAAGGTGGTGGATGACGTGGTGGACGGTTTGACGGCCCGCGGTTATGCGGTGGACCGCCTTCATGGGGATATGCCTCAAATGATGAGGGAACGCGTCATGGATTCCTTCCGCAGGGGGAGCCTGCGTCTTCTGGTGGCGACGGATATTGCCGCCCGCGGCCTGGATGTGGATGATGTGGATGCCGTGGTGAATTTTGAATTGCCGCGTGATCCGGAGGATTACGTGCACCGCATCGGCCGCACGGCACGCGCCGGCCGCAAGGGGAAGGCCATCACTTTTGTGGGGCGCCGTGATTTTTCCCTGATGAGCCGCATAGAGCGCTTCATCGGCGTTAAGTTGACTCCGGAACCTGTGTTGACTGCCGTTCAGGTGGATCAGCTCCGGACGGAATCTCTGGTGGATGATATTTTGGAACGTCTCAAGCCGGATGCCGTGCTGCCGGAGGAATTGAAAGAAGTGGAGGCTGCGCCGGAGGCCATGGCTGCGGCCCTGTTTGATTTGCTTCGGGAACGTACGCACCGGGAGGTGCAGCCCATTCCGGAAGACAAGCCGGCACGCAGGGCGCGGCGTATGCCGCAAACCGGGGAGGATGCGGAGAGCCCGCAGAAGGGTGATTCCTGGCAGCATAAGGGTGATACGGTTACGCTGTTTATGAATGGAGGCCGGATGATTGGCTTGCGGCCCAAGGACATAGCCGGGTTATTTTACAATACGGTGGAAATGGAAAAGGGCGCCGTGGGCGATATCCGGATTTTCCCCAAGCATTCCCTGATAGAAGTGGACGCTTCCGTGGCGCCCCAGCTTCTGGAGGCTCTGGCGACGGCTACCGTCTGCGGCTATGAAGTTAATGTCCGTGAAGACAAGGGCGCTCCGGAATATTCCGGCACACCGCGCCCGCCCCGCCGCAATGGAGGATTCCGCAGCAGTTACCGTGGAGAGCGGGACCGCAGCGGATTCAGGGGAAGCCGCGGGGGCTTCCGCAGTGACCGCGGCGAACGCTGGGGAGAACGTTCCCGCAGGGACGACAGGAAGAAGCGTTTCTGA
- a CDS encoding VC0807 family protein: MDKTPNKSQSSLLGIFINILLPVLILDYCSAGPANPLERPEGENFWHIGPVWALVIALSLPLVYGIRSLVVSRKFDLMSGVGMAGVLLTGVISIFVIGPEGRIHSATPWLFAGKEALIPLILAAAVVVSRSAGTPLLNMFIYTPELFDVRRIEQTVAANGEERAYQKLLANSSWILAGTLVASSTGNFFLSLSFMSSVIQQPEAEQQVAYNAAIGSITWWGFLIIGIPILAALVFIMTRLIKRLGRLTGLSRDELLLK; this comes from the coding sequence ATGGATAAAACGCCAAACAAATCACAGTCCTCCCTGCTGGGGATTTTCATCAACATCCTTCTCCCGGTGTTGATTCTGGACTATTGCAGCGCGGGCCCCGCCAATCCTCTGGAACGCCCGGAAGGAGAAAATTTCTGGCATATCGGCCCGGTATGGGCCCTCGTCATCGCCCTTTCCCTCCCTCTTGTCTATGGCATCCGTTCCCTGGTCGTCTCCAGAAAATTTGACCTGATGTCCGGCGTCGGCATGGCCGGCGTGCTGCTGACGGGCGTCATCAGCATTTTCGTCATCGGCCCGGAAGGGCGCATCCACAGCGCCACTCCCTGGCTGTTCGCCGGAAAAGAAGCTCTGATTCCCCTCATTCTGGCGGCGGCGGTCGTCGTCTCCCGGTCTGCCGGCACGCCCCTTCTCAACATGTTTATCTACACGCCGGAATTATTCGACGTGCGCAGGATAGAACAAACGGTGGCCGCCAACGGCGAGGAACGGGCTTATCAGAAACTGCTGGCGAACTCGTCCTGGATTCTTGCGGGCACGCTGGTTGCCTCCTCCACCGGCAATTTTTTCCTGAGCCTCTCTTTCATGTCTTCCGTCATACAACAGCCGGAAGCGGAACAGCAAGTGGCCTACAACGCCGCCATCGGCAGCATTACCTGGTGGGGCTTCCTGATCATCGGGATACCCATCCTGGCAGCCCTTGTGTTTATCATGACCCGCCTGATTAAACGGCTCGGCAGGCTGACCGGCCTCTCGCGGGACGAACTCCTTCTCAAATAA
- a CDS encoding sialate O-acetylesterase yields MRLHTPCILAAAIALHAAWADTPRFDRIFGSHMVLPHGKNIPVSGTAAPNREITVTFGNTALKTTTDSKGKWSVTLPPMPPCATGQTLAAEQNGDSAKLEDVLVGEVWLASGQSNMLFRLNQTTTAKEDIAASGDDQLRLLNNVPQAHTNNAPYSAKDFDAVTTDNFYKGQWAASSPSTSGPMTAVGYYFGKKLREGLGIPVGIIHSSLGGSEIAAWIPRQVINANNSFRTLRGNHWLDSPLISDWVRGRARKNISPRLNQGSPDHPYKPAFLYESGIAWTTSLPVTGVIWYQGESDAEIIDNAQNGMLLKTMISSWRKAFRNPEMPFVMIQLPRINDPSKIRAGWPEFREMQDAVAKTVPKVYSVNTIDLGSTNSDVHPPFKRPVGERAGNTALNKVYGKKIPCEGPAFKAFKTSGSSILVQLNQAAGLTTTDGKEPAQFEIAGTDGIYHPAAAEITNRKGDTAVIRLSSPEVKSPKHARYCWNRFVTPNLVNGNQLPARPFRTDAPVLKK; encoded by the coding sequence ATGCGCCTCCATACTCCATGCATCCTGGCTGCCGCCATCGCCCTTCATGCGGCGTGGGCGGATACTCCCCGGTTCGACCGGATTTTCGGTTCCCATATGGTACTTCCCCATGGAAAAAACATTCCCGTTTCCGGTACGGCCGCCCCCAACAGGGAAATAACCGTTACTTTTGGGAACACAGCCCTGAAAACAACAACCGACTCCAAGGGGAAATGGAGCGTCACGCTGCCCCCCATGCCTCCCTGCGCCACAGGCCAGACGCTGGCGGCCGAGCAAAACGGAGACTCCGCCAAATTGGAAGATGTGCTCGTGGGGGAAGTGTGGCTGGCTTCCGGCCAATCCAACATGCTGTTCCGTCTGAACCAGACCACGACGGCCAAAGAAGACATAGCGGCTTCCGGAGACGACCAGCTCCGCCTGCTCAACAACGTTCCGCAAGCCCATACCAACAACGCCCCCTACTCCGCGAAAGACTTTGACGCAGTCACCACGGACAACTTCTATAAAGGTCAATGGGCCGCCAGCTCTCCCTCCACCTCAGGGCCAATGACTGCCGTGGGCTACTACTTCGGGAAAAAACTCCGTGAAGGACTGGGTATTCCGGTAGGCATCATCCACTCCTCCCTGGGAGGCTCGGAAATCGCAGCGTGGATCCCCCGGCAGGTCATTAATGCCAACAACAGCTTCCGTACCCTGCGCGGCAACCACTGGCTGGACTCCCCCCTTATCTCCGACTGGGTGAGGGGACGGGCCAGGAAAAACATCTCTCCGCGTTTGAACCAGGGCTCTCCGGACCATCCCTATAAGCCGGCGTTCCTTTACGAATCCGGCATTGCATGGACAACGTCCCTCCCCGTCACGGGCGTCATCTGGTATCAAGGAGAATCCGATGCGGAGATCATTGACAACGCCCAAAACGGCATGCTGCTGAAAACCATGATCTCCTCCTGGAGAAAAGCTTTCCGCAACCCGGAAATGCCCTTCGTCATGATCCAGCTCCCCCGCATCAACGACCCGTCAAAAATCCGCGCCGGTTGGCCGGAATTCCGTGAAATGCAGGACGCCGTGGCCAAAACCGTTCCGAAAGTTTACAGCGTCAACACCATTGATCTTGGTTCCACCAATTCCGACGTTCATCCTCCATTCAAGCGCCCTGTGGGGGAACGTGCAGGAAATACTGCCCTGAACAAGGTTTACGGTAAAAAAATCCCCTGTGAAGGACCTGCCTTCAAGGCCTTCAAAACCTCCGGTTCCAGCATCCTGGTTCAACTGAACCAAGCCGCAGGACTGACCACCACGGACGGCAAAGAACCGGCCCAGTTTGAAATTGCCGGAACGGACGGAATTTACCATCCTGCCGCGGCGGAAATCACCAACAGGAAAGGCGACACAGCCGTTATCCGCCTCTCATCCCCGGAAGTAAAATCCCCCAAACACGCCCGATATTGCTGGAACCGTTTCGTGACCCCCAACCTGGTCAACGGCAACCAGCTCCCCGCCCGTCCCTTCCGGACGGACGCACCTGTTCTGAAAAAATAA
- a CDS encoding GDSL-type esterase/lipase family protein translates to MNLHLLIASLTATLSLGMAAQASPAKVACVGDSITFGTGLKPGEARYPQVLATLMGPDFDVRGFGNPGKTAGDYPGQAGRWYGSTKEHKQALEFKADIYICNLGINDTGRWWNPELFSKGYDALLHAWKNANPKTRFFAWGLLGPDYRGPLNKKAFPGNCYPDVRKYAGSDNGSSANRPEAEKLIAAVARKYKVSLFDALHPLSDHPEWYVDGLHPTEQGARRIAEITFAKLAKSLKLKQPAPRLEPGTGNVIINNPGNSGILLDGWKLTDGANTLIFENSTVIHPKDRLIIAIGPETQKDPTKPLQIKSAQSPAAFRLIPAKKH, encoded by the coding sequence ATGAACCTTCATCTTCTCATCGCTTCTCTGACAGCCACACTCTCACTGGGCATGGCGGCACAAGCTTCTCCCGCCAAAGTAGCCTGCGTGGGAGACAGCATCACCTTCGGCACCGGCCTTAAACCCGGAGAAGCCCGATATCCGCAAGTGCTCGCCACACTTATGGGGCCGGACTTTGACGTCAGAGGCTTCGGCAATCCCGGAAAAACGGCAGGCGACTATCCGGGCCAGGCAGGACGCTGGTACGGCAGCACCAAGGAACACAAGCAAGCCCTGGAATTCAAGGCGGATATTTATATCTGCAACCTTGGCATCAACGACACGGGCCGCTGGTGGAACCCCGAACTGTTCTCCAAAGGCTATGACGCTTTGCTTCATGCATGGAAAAACGCCAATCCCAAAACACGGTTCTTTGCCTGGGGGCTGCTGGGCCCGGACTACCGCGGCCCGCTCAACAAGAAGGCATTTCCCGGCAACTGTTATCCGGACGTGCGTAAATATGCAGGCTCGGACAACGGCTCATCCGCCAACCGCCCGGAAGCGGAAAAACTGATCGCCGCCGTTGCGCGCAAGTACAAAGTCAGCCTCTTTGACGCGCTGCACCCGCTCTCCGACCATCCGGAATGGTATGTTGACGGGCTGCATCCTACGGAGCAGGGCGCACGGCGCATTGCGGAAATCACCTTTGCCAAGCTGGCAAAAAGCCTCAAGCTTAAGCAGCCCGCACCCAGGCTGGAACCGGGCACCGGCAACGTGATCATCAACAACCCCGGCAACTCCGGCATTCTTCTGGATGGATGGAAACTGACGGACGGAGCCAATACGCTCATCTTTGAAAACTCCACCGTCATTCATCCCAAGGACAGGCTTATCATCGCCATTGGCCCGGAAACTCAAAAAGACCCGACCAAGCCCCTGCAAATCAAGTCCGCCCAATCCCCCGCAGCTTTCCGCCTCATTCCTGCGAAAAAACATTAA